GACCACTCCGAGAGCGAGTCCTGGATGAAGTTCCTGGATGGACCGGGGTTCGTGTGGGTGCCCTCGCTGGCGGTGGGCCGGGAGTCGCGCGCGGCCGTGCTCAACCACCTGGGCAAGCCGGTGCACGTGAATCTGCGGGGCGTGGACTACGCCGAGTTCCCCGGCACCTCGATGGCCGCGCCCCATGTGTCGGCCGTGGCGGCGCTCGTGTGGAGCGCGCGCCCGGGGCTGACGGCCACCGAGGTGCGCACGCTGATGGAGCGCACCGCGAAGGACCTGGGCGACACGGGCCGTGACACGCGCTACGGCCACGGGTTGGTGCAGGCCAAGGCGGCGCTCGAGGCGCTCCAGCAGCTGCCATAACGGGAGTATCCTCCCGGCTGTCCATGCCCACCGAGCCCACCCTGCTGCGCTACATGACGCGCTTCCGCTGCATCGCGGAGCGCTGCGAGGACACCTGCTGCACGGGCCTGAAGGTGCCGGTGAGCGAGCCGCAGTGGGCCCGGATGCGGGCGGCGGTGGCGGGCAGCCCGGAGGAGTCGGAGCGCCTGCACCAGTGCATCACTCCGAATCCCGGCGGAGCCACCGCGGAGCACGCGTTCGTCCAGATGCGCCCGGATGGGCACTGCCCCTTGCTGGACACGGAGCGGCTCTGCTCGCTCCAGCGCCGCCACGGAGACGCGGTGCTGCCGGACATCTGCGCCACCTTCCCGCGCGTCGTCACCCGGTGGGGCGAGCGGGTGGAGGTCTCGGGGACACTGGCCTGCCCGGAGGTGGCGCGCCTGTGCCTGCTGGAGGAGGACGCGGTGGAGCCGGTGCCCACGCCCCTCGAGGCCTCACACGTTCCCCGTCCGGAGACGGCGCGGCACATCCCCCTCGACACTCAGGACGCCTGGGCCTTCCACGCGGAGACGGTGCGAGAGGCCCTGTTGCGGCTGCTGCACCGGCGCGAATACCCCCTCCCCTCGCGGCTCGCGATGCTCGGGCACCTGGCCCACGGGCTGGACGGCTTCTACTTCCGGGGGACGGAGGCCTTCCGGGGCGATGACCGTGAGGCGGCCGAGGCCCGGCTGGGTGAGGTGCTCCAGCGCTTCGAATCGCCGGACGTGCGGGAGGCGGTGCACCGGGACTTCATGGGGCTGGCGCTTCCGGGAGGCCCGTGCGTGGGCCTGTTCAGCTCGGTGCTGAGGGCGCGGATGGCGGCGGGCCGGGGCGAGCGCTTCTCCACGCTGGCCCGGGGCGTCCTGGAATCACTCGGGCTCCAGGAAGGCGCACCGGGAGACCTGGACGCGGCGTGGCGCACCTACGCGGAACGGTGGCGCCGCCTGGAGGCCCTGCACGGCGCGCGGGTGCACCAGTACTTCGACAACTACGCCACCCACTTCCTCTGGCGCAGCCCCCTCATCGACGCGCCGAGCCTGCTCGCGTACGTGTTCCGCCTGGCCCTGCGGGTGGGACTGCTCCGCCTGACGCTCGTGGGCCATCCCCGAGTGGCGGAGCTCTGCCAGGAGCCCTCCCCTACCGCCGAGTCGCGGGAGCAGTTGGACCGGGCGGCAGTGGAGACCTTCCAGCTCGTGGCGAAGCACGTGGAGCAGGCGCCGGATTTCCTCGCGCTCGGCGAGGGGCTCGTGGGCGCGGGGCGTGGCGCGGACACCCTGGGCAAGGTGCTCGTCTTCGCCACGTTCTGAGCGAATCAGCGCGGGGCGAGCTCGAGGGAGAGCGCCGCCCCAGCAGGCCGGTGGCTCCACTCCTGGAAGGACGCACGGAACTCGTCCATCGTCCGAGCGAGCGGGCTTCCCGGGCGGACCGACAGGGCCTCGTGGCCCCCCGGGTCTCGCGTGGCGAGGCCGATGAGGAAGGGGCCTTCGGGCGCCGCGTTCGGAAAGGGCCGTGCGAAGAGCCCGCGGTCCGCTTCCAGCCGGTACACCAGCGCCGTGAGATGCCCGAGCACCCAGCCCGCGGCCCGCTCGCGCGTCTCGGGCGAGGGAGCCTCGACGGAGACCCGCAGCCGCACGGGAAACTCCCTCTCGAGGTCCACCGGCTCGAACAGCGCGGCCCAGGCCGCTTCCGTTCCCTCGGCCCGAGCCCGCCGCACCACCTCACACGCCCGGGAGAGCTCGTCGCGCAGCACCTGGAGCGTCGAGCGCGACACGTTGCGCGCGGTGTTGCGCGGAGGCAGCGCGGGAGCCACCACCGGCATGAGGTCCCTCCGATCGCTGGTGCGGTAACCCGCCGTCTCGCCGGTCAACGTCACGGGCCGGGGCCACTGCCAGGCGGAGAACGTCTCGAAGAAGTACGCGAGCAGTCCCCCATCCGAGCGCGAGGCCTCGCGAGGCGCGTGCGTACACGCCCAGGCCACCAGCACCGACCAGGACAACCCGCCCAGGTAACCCAGCGCGTGCGAGTACACCCCACGCGCCTTCGCCCAGGAGCGCACGGCACGAAGCACGGTGCGGAAGCGCTCGGCTCCCGCGCCTTCGTGTCCCACGCAGTCGAGCAGCACCTGTGTATCCCTCCACCCGTTGAGCGAGCGGAACCCAGGGATGTCCAGCCGCTCGCCGTACCGCGCCAGCAGCTCCGTCGGAGGACAGGGCTCCACGCCTTCGGGCCGGCGTGCGTACGACACATCGAAGTGCACACCGTCGAGCGACAGCTTCACCAGGGGAAGAGCGGCATCGGCCACGAAGCGCGCGGACGCGGGACCCTCCTGCTCGGCCACGAGCCGGGTGAGGGTATGGGCGAAGTCCTCGCGGGAGAGGCTCGCGGGCCCGACCGCCACCGCGTCCACGTCACTCCCGGCGTTGTCCGTCCCGAGCAGGTACGAGCCATACGGAAGGAGCTCCGCGCCGGCCCGGGCACACAGGGCTTCGAGCCTGCCCACCACCGCCTGACGCGCGTGCCGGGTCTCGGCGGATGACCACGCCCCGCGAGCCGACAGCACGGCGCGGAGCACGTCCTTCTCCTCGGCGGAGGAACGAACCTCCCTGACGGGGCCTGAAGGGGTGAAGCGGGAGGCTCCGGAGCGTGGCCTTCCGCCGAGTGGTACGCGCCGGCGGACTTCGAACGGGCCATCGCCACGCTTGCTGGTGAGGCATACGTCGCTCACCTCGAAGCGGATGGGGCGCCAATCCCGCTCCCACGTGGCGAGCGTGCGCCGGATGGTGGCGGCCGGAGCACGCGGGAGCTGTCCGACGGTCAGGTGCGGAGTGAAGTCGAACTCGGGCTCACGGCCCCGCGACTCGCCCCGGGGGAATACCTTCTCGAGCGCGGCGTGCAGGGCCTCGAGTGCACCGTGCGGGCGATCATCCGGACGGAGCCAGGCCGTCACGTCGCTGCTGTGCTCGAAATACCCGAAGCCCGAGAGCATCACCTCGAAGGGCTCGATGTCCCGGAGTGCTTCCGAGAGGAGCGCCTCCGCCTCGCCGAAGGAGTCCTCGGGCACGAAGGGGAAGAGCAGCGTTACGTGGGGCATCCACCGCTCGAACTTCGAGTCATGCACCGCACGCAGGGCCTGGATGGGAGCCCACACCTCCTCGGGAGGGACGAGAACCAGGCACGACTGACGGACGAGCGGCACCGTGAGCGGCCGGGGCGTGACCCTGGGGAGCGCGGGCGCCGGAGCCAGAACGGAGGCGGTGCGACGCTCGAGCACACAGCTCAGCCCGAAGTGGTCCGACGCGAAGAGCGCATCCCCTCCAGGGCCAGGAGGACCCGATAGAGGTGCCTCGGCGAAGAGCTCCACCTCCTGCAGGATGAGCCGTCCGGAGGCCGAAAGCACGAGCACACGATCGAGGCGCTGGCGCCGTCCGGAGGTGGTCGTGAGCGCCGCGAGCGTGTTGCGGGAGGGATCGAACGTGTACCCCGCGTCACCGGGCCGCAGCGCCGTCCAGGCATCGACGAAGCCCGCCCTCTGGAAGTCCTGGACCTCGGGAGCGTCGTCACCGAAGTTGAAATCGCCCACGAGCGCGATGTCGGGTGACTCGCGGCCCTCGTCCCCGAGAGAGCGGGCCCACTCCAGGAGGGCCTGGACCTGGGCAGCGCGCGCCTTGCCTCTCACGGGATCGCGGTCGCTCGTGAGGTGCGGCGTGGCCACCCAGAGTGAGCCCCCCGGAAGAGCGAGCTCACCCGCGATGATGCGCTTGTCACGGGAGAAGACACACTGGCTCAACGCGGCGAACGGGAAGCGGGAGAGGAGGACCTGGCCATAGGGCTCGACGGTGGAGGCCTCCGGTCCATCCGAGACGAAGTAGTGCTCACGCACCCACTGCTTCTCGAGCAACGCGCGGAGGAAGGGCGCGGTGACCTCCTGCAGGGCGATGATGTCGGCATCGACCGAGCGCAGCAGGGAGAGGGTCGCGGCGGTCCGCCGGTGCGTGGCGAGCAACTCCGGATCATACAGGTCGAACAGGACGTTGAACGTGGCGACCGTGAGCTCCGCGGGAGCAGGGAGCGCCTCGGTGGCGACAGACGGCTCCGCCTCGACCCAGGTATTGGCTCGCGCGTCGTAGCGATGGAACGGCAGCGGCGTGAAGCGGGGAGCCGCCTCGCTGGTGGGAGCAGGAGGCGGCGGAGGCGGAGGTGCAACCCCCTCCGAGGTCTTGAAGGAGAGGGAGGACAGCCGGTCGATGCGTTCGCGGCGGTCCCACACCAACTCGTGACCGCGTTTGAAGTACCAGACGCGGTGCCAGGGGATTTCCCCATCGGGAGCGAACGCCCCGAAGGGCATCTCCTCCATGGTTTCGCCGTGCGCGTCGTAACCGATGACGAACTCACGAGCGTCGAACCGGGGGTCCCACCGGATGCGGTGGTACACCTCGCGGCTGGTCTGGAATCTGTCCTGAGACATGGAAGCTACCCTCGCGTCAGCGGGGAACTGGCTCCCACGCGCCCCACCTGACGCCTCGCATGTACCGGGCCTGACAGCCTCGGTCGGAGCTCAGCCCCGCGGGATGCCGCGCAGCACTCGTGACGCCTCGTCGAACACCTTGGCGAGGGCCGGCTCGGCTGGACGGTGGGCGTCGAGAAGCGCGGAGTCCTCCGGGCGCCCGACATGCTTGAGCACGACCGCGGCGCCAAGAGCGCAACCGGGGTCGACCGAGGCCACCAACCTCCGGGCCAGGGTTCTCAACCCGGTGCGCGCCTCCTCCATCAGCGCGGAAAGGACCTGCTCCCTGTACCGGAGCAACAGGGAGAAGAGGCGGTCGCAATACCTGGAGGCCTCACCTTCCTGGCTCACCGCCTCCTCAACCAGGAAGGAAGCCGCGGAGATGAAGGAGGGCAACGTGGCGGCTAGTGTGTCTGGCAGATCCGCTTCCAGCACCGTGAGGACTCGGGTCTTGCGCTCCACGGGGACCAGGGGCTCGCACGCCCATGCATGCAGCTCGTCCGGAGTCTTCTCCAGAAGCACGAGCAATCCTTCCAGGGCCCCCCAGTCCTTCGGGTCCATCTGCTCCAGGGTTCGCCGGAGGATGGGCAGGAGGTCCGGGTGGCGTCTCTTCCACAGTGCGGTTGCCACCGGGTTCACGTCTCGCGGTTCCGATCCAGCCGCGGCCAGTCGCTCGAGCTTCCGAACGAGCGCGGCCCGAGCATCCGCGCCTTCGATCCGCCCCAGCGCCCTGATGATTTCCTCGACAACGGAGTCCCCGTCGTAGTCTCCCCGAGCCTCTTCGAGAGCAAGCTGCTGCTCCAGGCGCCTGGCGCTGGCGGAACCACCCAGGACGCCCAGACCGAATACCGCTGCTTGTCTCACGAGCCCATCCGGCTCCTCCAGCATGGCCTCCAGCATGGCCCTGGCTCTCGGCTCCACTCCGAACCGCGAAACCACCTCGCGAGCCCGGTCCTCCTCGCCCCAGGAGCACGCGTCCACCAACTCGTCCCGCAACTGCTCCATGTCCGTCCCGCGAGTCATCTCTCACCTGCCTATGGGAAGTTGACGCCTGGAGGCACATACCTTCGGACCAGGGTGCCAACGAGCAGGTACAGCTCGTGGATGGCCTTCGGATCCGCACGGATCATCGACTCGAAAGCATCCAGCTCACGCTGCAAGTCCCGGGGGTTGGAGACATAGTTGGTGTTGTGCCGCACACCATCCGGCCGGATTGACGAGACATCCGGCTTGCGGAACCCGACCCCCTTGACGGGTTCCCGGTCACGGACATCGGCCTTGCTGGCACTCTGCTGCGGCTTGTTCTTTCTCAAGTCGGTATGCCCAGCAGCCTCGCGTCGGGCCAGCTCTTCTTCAATCGTCTCGTTGTGAGGTGGATTCTGCCGTGTGTGGGGCTTGCCGTAGCGCGTGGAGAGCTTCGGCGCACTCCCTGAAGACCCTCCCGAGTCATCCATCATCGCGCAGATGGCGAGCTCGCCGCAGAGGGACACGGCGGAGGTCCCCGTGGCAAGACCTGTGACCATGAGGGAGCCATCGGCCACCACCTGGACCGAGGCGATGGACTCCAGCAATGAGCCACCCGCTGGCGCGTGGCGCATGCCGCTCAGCAGGCTCCACAGGCCCCCTTCGGGCACCTTGGGAAGCACCTGGGGCAAGCCGAGGCCTGCGACAACAACCAGCACCCGCAGGCCCGTGCCCCCCAGCGCCTTGCCGAAACGCTCGGCCGCGGCATCGAGTTCCTGGGGTGTGATGGCGGCCTCGGCCTCCTGGTATAGACGCAGGCAAGCCAAGCCCAGTCGACTCAACTCCACCAAACCCACCAGCAGCGACAGACGAACGGTGAGCGTGGCGGCGAAAGCCTTCGAGAAGAACGGCTCTGGCGCCAACCATGCGGCGAAATACACAAGCACCGAGAGCGAGACACTGGCCAGGAAGGCTGGTGCGTTGAAGAGTTCCTGGGCGGCTTCGCGGATGCCATCATCCATGTAGCGGGTGGAGAGCTTGAGCGCGAGGTAGAGGCGGCTCGTCTCCAGGGACGCTGGCACGGGAAGCAACGCGGGTCCGTAACGGGAGAAAAAATCCTCGCGCAGCCGCAACTCCCACGGGGCGGCGGGCGCGAGACCCAAGCCAGTTGCTCCCGTGGCGTCCAGCATCAACCGCAGCCGAGGGCGGGCATGGGGCCGGAAGGACTCGAACGCCGCGAGCAGCGGGCGAATCTCCTCCGCACGCAGCTGCTCCAGGTCATGGTGGAGCAACGAGGCAGGGAAGGAAAGTCGTAGCCGGCCTCCGGAAAGGGGACTGATGAGCACCGGCGGGGGCTCGGACCTGGAGCGGTCGGCGAGGGCAGGAACCTGCGTCCAAGAAGGCCCGTTCGTGGGAGATTTCGAGTGCTGGGAAGCACTTGCCACGGTTTGTGTCGGCGTCTGCCCTCCCTCCGCTGGAGTCCACGCTCGCGAGGTGGTGCACGCAGCGGAAAAAGCGAAGCTCAAGCACAGGGTCAGACGCAGCCACAACCGAACGAAATGCATCCCCTGCAGCATGCCCGATGCCCGACAGAGGGACCACCGGAGGCCATCGTGGCCAAAGGTCTGAACCTCCCCACTCTTTCGGCTCAGGCCGCCTGCTACCGGCCGCGCGAGAACAGCCGCCGCAGGTTCCGATGCCTCCAACGGAAGGCCAACCGGAAGAGGCCCAGTTGCAGCGCGCCCAACGGGTGCAACCTCGGAATGAACCGGACCGAGTCCGTGAGCTTGCACCCCGTCGCAGTGGGGGTCACGACGCGCTCGTGTACCCATTGCCGCTGGGAAAACATCACGGAGCGCTCGAGGAAACGGCGGCCGGGCTCGAACTCGACGAGGGTGAGGTCGTCGTAGTCGATGGGCAGCAGCCCGAAGAGGAGGATCCAGCTCCGGAACAGCCGCTGGCCGAGCGAGGGCTGCGCGGGCAACTGGCCCTCCGCTCCAGGCCACGTCATGCGCACCAGCGGGAAGAACTCCCGGTTCACGCCCCGCATGTGCGTTGAGTGGGACCAGACTTCCTCGGGTGGCGCTCGGAGCTCCGAGGAGAAGGAAAAACCATACTCCCGGGTCGATTCTGGCATGCCCTCGTGTCCTCGTGAGCAACGGGCTCGCGGATGACTGACCCCCACCCTGCCCCTCTCCCAGAGAGAGGGGGAACCCGCACAGGCTCAGGCGGCCTGCTCGTGCACCACCCGCTCATCGCCGACAATGAGCCCGTCCGCCAGACGCACGATGCGGTCTCCCACCTCGGCGGCCTTCAGGTCGTGCGTCACCATCACCACCGTGAGCCCGCGCTCCCGCGTGGCCTCACGCAACATCCGCAGCACCTCGGCGCCCGTGCGCGAGTCCAGGTTCCCCGTGGGCTCGTCCGCCAGCAGCACCGCCGGCTCCATCAGCAGCGCCCTCGCCACCGCCACCCGCTGCATCTCTCCACCGCTCAGCTCGTCCGGCCGGTGGTGCGTGCGGCCTCCCAGCCCCACCGTCTCCAGCAGCGTCTCGGCCCGCCGCCTCAGTTCCACCTGCCCCCGGCCCGACAGCAGGCCCGGCAGCATCACGTTCTCCAGCGCCGTCATCGTGGGCATCAGGTTGAAGAACTGGAACACGAAGCCCAGCCGCTCGCGGCGGAACGCGGACAGCTCATCGTCCTTCATCCGCGACAGCTCACGCCCGTCGATGCGCAGCGATCCCGAGCCCGCCACGTCCAGCGCGCCCAGCAGGTTCAGCAGCGTGCTCTTCCCCGAGCCCGACGGCCCCATCACCGAGAGGAACTCCCCCTTCGGCACCGTCAGCGACACGCCCGCCAGCGCCCGCACCTCCGTGCGTCCACGCCGGTACACCTTCGCCACGTCGACGGCTTCGATCATATCTCCGACACACCCTCGCGCTCGGCCCAGCCCTCCAGGCCATTGGGCAGGCGGATGCGCACGTAGCGCCCCGTGTCCTCCATGACGCGCACCTTCAACCCGGGGTGCACCTCGAAGGCCACCTTCGCCTCCTCCTTGGGGAACTCCCGGGCGCGCAGCGTGGGCGCGAGCACCACGGCCTCGTGCAGCGTCTCATGCACCCAGACGTGCGCGGCCAGCAGGGCGCCGGAGGGCACCGACGCGGCCACCAGCAGGCCGCCCACCACGGCGGCCCAGGCCCGGTTCCCCGGGCGCAGCACCTGGAAGAGCACCAGGAAGGCGAAGCCCATCAGCCACGTCCCGAGGAAGAGCCATGCCACCAGGTTGCCGCTCGTGGCCGCCACCAGGCGCTGCACGAAAGGCTCCTCGGGCGCGGAGCCCACCACCTTGTCGAGCTGCTGGGCGCGAGCCATCGACAGGTTGGCCTCCAGGTCGGGCCCCTCACCCCCGGCCTTGCGCGAGCGCTCGAAGGCGAGCACCGCGCGCCCCAGGTCTCCCTGCGACAGGTACGTGGTGCCCAGGTTGTAGTGGATGTCCGGGCCCCCGAAGCCGCGCGAGAGCAGCTTCTCGTAGCCCTCGCGCGCGGCGGTGTAGTCCTGCTTCAGGAAGGACTCGTTGGCCTGCTGGAAGAGGAGCTGGGCCTCCTCGGGCGAGTAGTAGGCCTGCCCCATGAGCGTGGCCACGAGGATGGCGGTGATGGCGTTCACTTGTCCCAACCCTCCATGACGGCCGCGGCATCATCCAGGATGCGCTCGCGGGCAGCGGCCTCGGCACCGGGGGCGAAGCGTCCGGTGTCACAGGCCTCCAGAACGAAGCGCACCCGCTGGCGGCGCTCGGCGTCCACTCCGGCCTCGGACAGCTTCGCGTCCAACGCGTCGCGCGTGAGTCCGCCCACTGGCGCGTGCAGCCGGGCCTCCAGGAAGTTCAGCACGGCCTTCTCCACCTCGCCGTAGAAGGCGCTGGAGCTGCCCTCGCGCAGCTTCTCCGCCTCGGCCAGCCGCTTGCGCGCCGCCTTGGCCCGCTGCCGGTTGCGGCTGAGCTCGTCCGGATTGGAGAGCCGTCCGCGCACCAGTCCCACCAGGCCCAGCGCGAACAGCAGCCCCAGGGGCGAGAGCACCACCGGCACGAAGAAGGGCCGCTGCCACACGGCCGCCGCGGGCTCCTCGAAGCGGGCCTGGTAG
The sequence above is drawn from the Archangium gephyra genome and encodes:
- the fliB gene encoding flagellin lysine-N-methylase is translated as MPTEPTLLRYMTRFRCIAERCEDTCCTGLKVPVSEPQWARMRAAVAGSPEESERLHQCITPNPGGATAEHAFVQMRPDGHCPLLDTERLCSLQRRHGDAVLPDICATFPRVVTRWGERVEVSGTLACPEVARLCLLEEDAVEPVPTPLEASHVPRPETARHIPLDTQDAWAFHAETVREALLRLLHRREYPLPSRLAMLGHLAHGLDGFYFRGTEAFRGDDREAAEARLGEVLQRFESPDVREAVHRDFMGLALPGGPCVGLFSSVLRARMAAGRGERFSTLARGVLESLGLQEGAPGDLDAAWRTYAERWRRLEALHGARVHQYFDNYATHFLWRSPLIDAPSLLAYVFRLALRVGLLRLTLVGHPRVAELCQEPSPTAESREQLDRAAVETFQLVAKHVEQAPDFLALGEGLVGAGRGADTLGKVLVFATF
- a CDS encoding ABC transporter ATP-binding protein, whose translation is MIEAVDVAKVYRRGRTEVRALAGVSLTVPKGEFLSVMGPSGSGKSTLLNLLGALDVAGSGSLRIDGRELSRMKDDELSAFRRERLGFVFQFFNLMPTMTALENVMLPGLLSGRGQVELRRRAETLLETVGLGGRTHHRPDELSGGEMQRVAVARALLMEPAVLLADEPTGNLDSRTGAEVLRMLREATRERGLTVVMVTHDLKAAEVGDRIVRLADGLIVGDERVVHEQAA
- a CDS encoding poly(A) polymerase; the encoded protein is MSQDRFQTSREVYHRIRWDPRFDAREFVIGYDAHGETMEEMPFGAFAPDGEIPWHRVWYFKRGHELVWDRRERIDRLSSLSFKTSEGVAPPPPPPPAPTSEAAPRFTPLPFHRYDARANTWVEAEPSVATEALPAPAELTVATFNVLFDLYDPELLATHRRTAATLSLLRSVDADIIALQEVTAPFLRALLEKQWVREHYFVSDGPEASTVEPYGQVLLSRFPFAALSQCVFSRDKRIIAGELALPGGSLWVATPHLTSDRDPVRGKARAAQVQALLEWARSLGDEGRESPDIALVGDFNFGDDAPEVQDFQRAGFVDAWTALRPGDAGYTFDPSRNTLAALTTTSGRRQRLDRVLVLSASGRLILQEVELFAEAPLSGPPGPGGDALFASDHFGLSCVLERRTASVLAPAPALPRVTPRPLTVPLVRQSCLVLVPPEEVWAPIQALRAVHDSKFERWMPHVTLLFPFVPEDSFGEAEALLSEALRDIEPFEVMLSGFGYFEHSSDVTAWLRPDDRPHGALEALHAALEKVFPRGESRGREPEFDFTPHLTVGQLPRAPAATIRRTLATWERDWRPIRFEVSDVCLTSKRGDGPFEVRRRVPLGGRPRSGASRFTPSGPVREVRSSAEEKDVLRAVLSARGAWSSAETRHARQAVVGRLEALCARAGAELLPYGSYLLGTDNAGSDVDAVAVGPASLSREDFAHTLTRLVAEQEGPASARFVADAALPLVKLSLDGVHFDVSYARRPEGVEPCPPTELLARYGERLDIPGFRSLNGWRDTQVLLDCVGHEGAGAERFRTVLRAVRSWAKARGVYSHALGYLGGLSWSVLVAWACTHAPREASRSDGGLLAYFFETFSAWQWPRPVTLTGETAGYRTSDRRDLMPVVAPALPPRNTARNVSRSTLQVLRDELSRACEVVRRARAEGTEAAWAALFEPVDLEREFPVRLRVSVEAPSPETRERAAGWVLGHLTALVYRLEADRGLFARPFPNAAPEGPFLIGLATRDPGGHEALSVRPGSPLARTMDEFRASFQEWSHRPAGAALSLELAPR
- a CDS encoding HEAT repeat domain-containing protein yields the protein MEQLRDELVDACSWGEEDRAREVVSRFGVEPRARAMLEAMLEEPDGLVRQAAVFGLGVLGGSASARRLEQQLALEEARGDYDGDSVVEEIIRALGRIEGADARAALVRKLERLAAAGSEPRDVNPVATALWKRRHPDLLPILRRTLEQMDPKDWGALEGLLVLLEKTPDELHAWACEPLVPVERKTRVLTVLEADLPDTLAATLPSFISAASFLVEEAVSQEGEASRYCDRLFSLLLRYREQVLSALMEEARTGLRTLARRLVASVDPGCALGAAVVLKHVGRPEDSALLDAHRPAEPALAKVFDEASRVLRGIPRG
- a CDS encoding aerotolerance regulator BatE; its protein translation is MNAITAILVATLMGQAYYSPEEAQLLFQQANESFLKQDYTAAREGYEKLLSRGFGGPDIHYNLGTTYLSQGDLGRAVLAFERSRKAGGEGPDLEANLSMARAQQLDKVVGSAPEEPFVQRLVAATSGNLVAWLFLGTWLMGFAFLVLFQVLRPGNRAWAAVVGGLLVAASVPSGALLAAHVWVHETLHEAVVLAPTLRAREFPKEEAKVAFEVHPGLKVRVMEDTGRYVRIRLPNGLEGWAEREGVSEI